In Reichenbachiella agarivorans, one genomic interval encodes:
- a CDS encoding ribonucleoside-diphosphate reductase small subunit, which translates to MTNPNTEIEPILRENKDRFVLFPIEKNDIWQYYKKAEASFWTAEEIDLSQDLKDWRNLTDGERHFITHVLAFFAASDGIVNENLAENFVSEVQYTEAKFFYGFQIAIENIHSETYSLLIDTYVKDNKEKDKLFHAVDTIPCVKKKADWALRWIDNGSFAERLIAFAAVEGIFFSGSFCSIFWLKKRGLMPGLTFSNELISRDEGLHCDFACLLYNDHLVNKLSIETVQQIIGDAVEIEKEFVTDAIPVKLIGMNADLMCEYIEFVADRLLLELNCPKIYNASNPFDFMEMISLQGKTNFFEKRVAEYQKAGVMNSENNDDSPKFSLDEDF; encoded by the coding sequence ATGACAAATCCAAACACTGAAATCGAACCAATCCTAAGAGAAAACAAAGACAGATTTGTCTTGTTTCCAATAGAGAAAAATGACATCTGGCAATACTACAAGAAAGCCGAGGCTAGCTTCTGGACTGCAGAAGAAATCGACCTCAGTCAAGATTTAAAAGATTGGAGAAATTTAACTGACGGAGAAAGGCACTTTATTACTCATGTTTTAGCTTTCTTTGCAGCCAGTGATGGTATAGTCAACGAGAATCTCGCGGAGAATTTCGTATCCGAAGTACAGTACACTGAAGCCAAGTTTTTTTACGGCTTTCAAATAGCCATTGAGAACATTCATTCAGAAACTTACTCTTTATTAATAGATACTTACGTAAAAGACAATAAGGAGAAAGATAAACTCTTTCATGCTGTCGACACTATACCGTGCGTAAAGAAGAAAGCAGATTGGGCATTGAGATGGATCGACAATGGATCGTTTGCCGAAAGACTCATTGCATTTGCTGCCGTAGAGGGCATATTCTTCTCTGGTAGTTTTTGTTCTATTTTCTGGTTAAAGAAGAGAGGCTTGATGCCTGGTCTTACTTTTTCTAATGAATTGATCTCAAGAGACGAAGGATTGCACTGTGATTTTGCTTGTTTACTATACAATGACCATTTGGTAAATAAGCTATCTATCGAAACAGTTCAACAGATCATCGGAGATGCTGTAGAAATAGAAAAGGAATTTGTCACAGACGCGATTCCTGTGAAGCTGATCGGTATGAATGCAGATTTGATGTGTGAATACATCGAATTTGTAGCAGACAGGCTTCTTTTGGAGCTGAACTGCCCCAAAATATACAATGCGAGTAACCCATTTGATTTCATGGAAATGATCTCACTTCAGGGTAAAACCAACTTCTTTGAAAAAAGAGTAGCAGAATACCAGAAAGCTGGTGTAATGAACAGTGAAAACAATGATGATTCGCCTAAGTTCAGCTTAGACGAGGACTTTTAA
- the rsmI gene encoding 16S rRNA (cytidine(1402)-2'-O)-methyltransferase has protein sequence MTLDSSLYLVPTPIGNLQDITLRALETLKTVDVILAEDTRTTGILLKHFEIKKPLKSYHIFNEHKAVEQLAESMLQGQKMAMVSDAGTPAISDPGFLLVRECIKRDIKIECLPGPTAFVPALVNSGLPSDRFVFEGFLPQKKGRQTRLEGLKDETRTMVFYESPHRLLKALGQFAECFGADRQASVSRELTKIHEETARGTLEEITTYFSEKTIKGEIVIVIAGK, from the coding sequence ATGACATTAGACTCTTCCTTATATTTAGTCCCCACTCCTATCGGTAACCTGCAAGACATCACATTGCGTGCATTGGAGACATTGAAGACTGTGGACGTCATCCTTGCAGAAGACACACGCACCACGGGCATCCTTTTGAAACATTTTGAGATCAAAAAGCCACTCAAAAGCTACCATATCTTCAACGAGCACAAAGCCGTCGAGCAATTGGCAGAGAGCATGTTGCAGGGTCAAAAAATGGCCATGGTATCTGATGCGGGTACGCCTGCGATCAGTGACCCAGGTTTTTTACTCGTCCGTGAGTGCATCAAGCGAGACATCAAGATAGAATGCCTGCCTGGTCCGACAGCCTTTGTACCAGCATTGGTCAACTCAGGACTCCCATCTGACCGCTTCGTCTTCGAAGGCTTTCTGCCCCAAAAGAAAGGTCGCCAAACCCGACTAGAGGGGCTCAAAGACGAAACCAGAACCATGGTCTTCTATGAATCTCCTCACAGATTGCTCAAAGCCTTAGGGCAATTCGCAGAATGCTTCGGAGCAGACCGACAAGCATCTGTCAGCCGAGAACTGACCAAAATACACGAAGAAACTGCCAGAGGAACATTGGAGGAAATCACTACCTACTTCAGTGAAAAAACAATCAAAGGTGAGATCGTTATTGTAATTGCAGGAAAATGA
- a CDS encoding 4a-hydroxytetrahydrobiopterin dehydratase, whose translation MWTEENNKLVKTFKFKNFIEAFGFMTKVAIVAEKMDHHPEWSNVYNKVVIQLCTHDAGDIITDKDKALAQAIDQFAN comes from the coding sequence ATGTGGACAGAAGAAAACAACAAACTCGTCAAGACATTTAAATTCAAAAACTTCATAGAGGCGTTTGGCTTCATGACCAAAGTCGCTATCGTTGCAGAAAAAATGGATCACCATCCAGAATGGTCCAATGTGTACAACAAAGTCGTCATCCAACTATGTACACACGATGCGGGTGACATCATCACAGACAAAGACAAAGCATTGGCGCAAGCCATCGATCAATTCGCTAATTAA
- the rplU gene encoding 50S ribosomal protein L21, with amino-acid sequence MYAIVDIAGKQFKVTQDQFVYTPRLEGEEGASVEFDNVLLVEADGKVNVGTPSIKGAKVTGKILSHLKDDKVLVFKKKRRKGYKKKNGHRQAMTKVLIETIK; translated from the coding sequence ATGTACGCAATAGTAGATATAGCAGGAAAGCAGTTCAAAGTAACGCAAGACCAGTTCGTTTATACTCCAAGGTTGGAGGGCGAAGAGGGCGCTTCCGTAGAGTTTGACAATGTGTTGTTGGTGGAAGCCGATGGCAAAGTCAACGTAGGTACTCCAAGCATCAAGGGGGCCAAAGTAACAGGTAAGATTCTTTCTCATTTGAAAGACGACAAAGTGCTCGTTTTCAAAAAGAAAAGAAGAAAAGGTTACAAAAAGAAGAATGGTCACAGACAGGCCATGACAAAAGTTTTGATTGAGACGATTAAATAA
- a CDS encoding ferredoxin--NADP reductase → MFGLFKKKKDNKGSIDSTNLHLQIKEIVRETKDAVSIVFEEPATGAIQYQPGQYLTLISTINGKKIRRAYSLSSSSAFSELPTVTVKRVVDGQMSNYVCESLQAGDNIEVMAPMGSFVLEIKPEAKKHVYLFGGGSGITPLMSITKTILKVEPNSKVTLVYANRDLESIIFKSKLEELQSAHPDKLEVIHYLENPINDWKGYTGYMTIDSIKEILEKTKDTNYSQVKYMTCGPEPMMNIVIGTLESLNIPKESIHKESFTPTVAPADTSSDSSDKQVLIRLDGTEYQLTVPASKTILEAGLDDGIDMPYSCQSGLCTACRAKRIKGDIDTGNADGLTEDEKNQGYVLLCVSHAKSNDLEVEIG, encoded by the coding sequence ATGTTTGGCTTATTCAAAAAGAAAAAAGATAACAAGGGATCTATAGATTCGACCAACCTACATCTTCAAATCAAGGAGATTGTCAGGGAAACCAAAGATGCCGTTAGTATCGTATTCGAAGAGCCTGCAACTGGTGCTATCCAATACCAGCCTGGTCAGTACTTAACTTTGATCTCTACCATCAATGGCAAAAAAATAAGAAGAGCTTATTCCTTGTCAAGCAGTTCAGCTTTTTCTGAGTTACCTACTGTAACTGTCAAAAGAGTCGTAGATGGACAAATGTCCAATTACGTCTGTGAGTCACTCCAAGCAGGAGACAACATCGAGGTAATGGCTCCTATGGGTTCGTTTGTTTTAGAAATCAAACCAGAAGCCAAAAAACATGTTTACTTATTCGGGGGAGGAAGTGGAATCACTCCATTGATGTCTATCACCAAAACAATTCTGAAAGTAGAACCAAATAGCAAAGTAACCTTGGTCTATGCCAACAGAGATTTGGAATCTATCATTTTCAAATCCAAACTAGAAGAACTTCAATCTGCTCACCCTGATAAACTAGAGGTAATCCACTATCTGGAAAACCCAATTAATGATTGGAAAGGCTATACTGGCTATATGACTATAGACAGTATCAAAGAGATTTTAGAAAAAACCAAAGATACCAACTATTCACAAGTCAAATATATGACCTGTGGTCCTGAGCCAATGATGAACATCGTCATAGGGACTTTGGAATCACTCAACATACCAAAGGAAAGTATTCATAAGGAGAGTTTTACACCTACTGTTGCACCAGCCGACACTAGCAGCGATTCGTCTGACAAGCAAGTATTGATTCGACTTGATGGCACAGAGTATCAGTTGACCGTACCTGCTAGCAAAACGATTCTTGAAGCCGGTCTTGATGATGGTATAGACATGCCATACTCATGTCAGAGTGGGCTTTGCACCGCCTGCAGAGCCAAACGAATCAAAGGAGACATAGATACTGGCAATGCAGATGGACTGACCGAAGATGAGAAAAACCAAGGTTATGTACTCCTATGTGTCAGTCACGCCAAATCAAATGACCTAGAAGTCGAGATAGGCTAA
- the rpmA gene encoding 50S ribosomal protein L27, which yields MAHKKGAGSSKNGRESHSKRLGVKIFGGEKIIAGNIIIRQRGTKHHPGVNVGIGKDHTLFALTDGVVEFKKGRQNRSYVSVVSL from the coding sequence ATGGCACATAAGAAAGGAGCAGGTAGTTCTAAAAACGGAAGAGAGTCGCATAGTAAACGACTAGGTGTAAAAATCTTTGGAGGTGAAAAAATCATAGCTGGTAACATCATCATCAGACAAAGAGGAACAAAACATCATCCTGGCGTGAATGTAGGTATCGGTAAAGATCACACATTGTTCGCATTGACTGATGGTGTAGTAGAATTTAAAAAAGGAAGACAAAACAGATCTTACGTATCTGTGGTTTCTTTGTAA
- a CDS encoding TRAP transporter small permease subunit translates to MKTVVAIIDRFTEKTGQAVSYLSLILVILIGIDVVLRYALNWTSSANQELEWHLFAVLFLLGSAYTLKHDKHVRVDLFYSRFSAKNKAWVNFFGTLIFLVPFCLVVFYTSLSFVADAWHVQESSPEPGGLPHRFLVKATIPIGAGLLLLQGISILCSSFSILISKPTQ, encoded by the coding sequence ATGAAGACAGTGGTTGCTATTATAGATCGGTTCACCGAAAAAACAGGACAGGCTGTTTCCTATCTGAGCCTGATTTTGGTCATCCTCATCGGGATAGATGTCGTGCTGAGATACGCCCTCAACTGGACGAGCTCCGCCAACCAAGAACTGGAATGGCATCTGTTTGCCGTACTCTTCCTACTAGGCAGCGCTTACACTCTCAAACACGACAAACATGTCAGGGTTGACCTGTTTTACTCACGCTTTTCAGCAAAAAACAAAGCGTGGGTCAACTTCTTTGGGACGCTGATATTTCTGGTTCCTTTTTGTCTGGTTGTATTTTACACTTCCCTGTCCTTCGTGGCTGATGCTTGGCACGTCCAGGAATCCAGCCCTGAACCTGGCGGTCTCCCCCATCGATTCTTGGTCAAAGCCACCATTCCTATAGGAGCCGGATTACTGTTGCTACAGGGTATATCCATCTTATGCAGCTCTTTCTCAATCCTAATTTCAAAACCTACTCAATGA
- a CDS encoding TRAP transporter large permease, which translates to MILDYLPLLLFALVFILILFGYPVAFTLGGLSVIAGLIIYDVDFFYLLSLRIFGTMHNFVLVAVPLFVFMGIMLEKSGLAESLLETMSHLFGKLRGGLAISVVIVGGMLAASTGIVGATVITMGLISLPTMLKKGYSPELATGTIASAGTLGQIIPPSVVLVLLGSVLNVSVGDLFTAALIPGLLLVVMYVLYILIVAHFKPSVAPAITQEESDVFWRTGSAKRIVHAFVLPFSLISLVLGSIFMGVASPTEAAAVGAIGAIGLTAFQKKLSFGILKNVMKETTFLTCMVFMILIGASSFSLVFRAMGGDKILADAITQANLSPNMFLVVVLLVVFVAGFFIDFIEIIFIIVPVAAPIFSVMGIDLVWIGILIALNLQTSFLTPPFGFSLFYLKGVAPPEIKTSQLYRGIIPFVIIQVVLLVMVIVFPEIVSFLPNLNNK; encoded by the coding sequence ATGATTTTAGACTACCTACCTCTATTGCTTTTTGCTTTAGTATTTATTTTAATTCTTTTCGGCTATCCCGTGGCGTTTACGCTGGGAGGATTATCGGTGATCGCTGGACTCATTATCTATGACGTAGATTTCTTCTACTTGCTATCACTCAGGATTTTTGGAACGATGCACAATTTCGTGTTGGTAGCAGTTCCGCTCTTTGTCTTCATGGGGATCATGCTGGAAAAGTCGGGATTGGCCGAAAGCCTCCTAGAAACCATGTCTCACCTATTCGGTAAATTGAGAGGAGGCTTAGCCATCTCAGTGGTGATCGTAGGGGGCATGCTTGCAGCATCGACAGGAATCGTAGGAGCCACTGTCATCACCATGGGGCTCATCAGCCTACCCACGATGCTCAAAAAAGGCTACTCTCCAGAGCTGGCGACTGGTACGATTGCCTCAGCAGGCACACTAGGTCAGATCATCCCACCATCGGTTGTATTGGTTCTTTTAGGTAGCGTACTCAATGTGTCTGTTGGGGATTTGTTCACCGCAGCACTGATACCTGGGCTGTTACTGGTCGTGATGTATGTTTTGTACATCCTGATAGTAGCACACTTCAAGCCTTCTGTAGCTCCTGCCATCACTCAAGAAGAAAGTGACGTTTTTTGGCGAACTGGGAGTGCCAAAAGAATCGTCCACGCATTTGTACTACCCTTTTCACTCATCTCACTCGTACTAGGTTCTATTTTCATGGGTGTCGCTTCTCCTACCGAGGCGGCAGCTGTAGGAGCTATTGGGGCAATTGGGTTGACTGCCTTTCAAAAGAAACTGAGCTTTGGCATCCTCAAGAATGTCATGAAGGAAACAACCTTCCTGACCTGTATGGTTTTCATGATCCTGATCGGAGCGTCATCTTTTTCGCTGGTATTCAGAGCGATGGGAGGAGACAAAATTTTGGCAGATGCCATCACCCAAGCCAACTTATCTCCCAACATGTTCCTTGTGGTGGTCTTGTTAGTAGTATTTGTCGCAGGCTTCTTTATTGACTTCATCGAAATCATCTTCATCATTGTCCCTGTCGCAGCTCCCATCTTTTCGGTCATGGGTATTGATTTGGTATGGATTGGTATTTTGATTGCACTCAATCTGCAGACCTCCTTCCTAACCCCACCCTTCGGATTCTCGTTATTTTATCTGAAAGGTGTTGCCCCTCCCGAAATCAAAACCAGCCAATTGTACCGAGGCATCATTCCTTTTGTGATTATTCAAGTAGTTTTATTGGTGATGGTGATCGTTTTCCCTGAAATCGTATCATTCCTACCCAATCTCAACAATAAATAA
- a CDS encoding tetratricopeptide repeat protein → MNKASLFFVIGMMILQSCLKIESTNSHDRMEDLQDQTVVVVEAEKQEPKKFTSLLGATLEIPTLDKWIKIKRENQLEDAYNDYLTYPDSLEVINWYGRRLSYLYQYNESIDVYTKGIEKFPESYELYRHRGHRYLTIRQIDKAIMDLEKAAFYIRNVPTIMEIDGIPNDRNIPRSSVQFNIWYHLGLAYYIQGNFDKAVSSYKKCIAIADNHDMLVSVTHWLYMTYRKIGNIDAAENLLLPIKKRMNVIENYQYHRLLLMYKGLLDCEDLYDITSTDDTINQLTLGYGVGNWYYYNGKTDEALKVFNKMMGSPYWQAFGYLAAEMELANRFDN, encoded by the coding sequence ATGAACAAAGCTTCTCTTTTTTTTGTGATAGGTATGATGATCCTACAGTCTTGTCTCAAGATAGAAAGTACCAATAGCCATGATCGGATGGAAGACCTGCAAGATCAAACCGTAGTAGTAGTAGAAGCTGAAAAACAAGAACCTAAGAAATTTACGTCTCTTTTGGGAGCGACTTTGGAAATCCCCACATTGGATAAATGGATCAAGATAAAAAGAGAAAATCAATTGGAGGATGCCTACAATGATTACTTGACCTATCCTGATAGTCTGGAAGTGATCAATTGGTACGGGAGAAGGTTGTCGTATCTATATCAGTACAATGAATCTATCGATGTCTATACCAAAGGAATTGAGAAGTTTCCAGAATCATACGAATTGTATCGCCATAGAGGACATCGCTATTTGACTATTCGACAAATAGACAAGGCCATCATGGATTTGGAAAAGGCCGCTTTTTACATCAGGAATGTGCCGACCATTATGGAAATAGATGGCATACCCAATGATCGTAATATCCCAAGGAGCTCAGTACAGTTCAATATATGGTATCACCTCGGGTTGGCATACTATATCCAAGGTAACTTTGACAAGGCTGTTTCATCATACAAGAAATGTATTGCCATAGCTGATAACCATGACATGCTCGTGTCTGTGACGCATTGGCTCTATATGACCTATCGGAAGATCGGGAATATAGATGCTGCAGAAAATCTTTTGCTTCCTATCAAAAAAAGAATGAATGTCATCGAAAACTATCAATATCACCGCTTGTTGCTGATGTACAAGGGACTATTGGATTGTGAGGATTTGTACGACATCACATCTACAGATGATACAATCAATCAATTGACGTTGGGTTATGGTGTGGGTAACTGGTATTACTACAATGGTAAAACAGATGAAGCATTGAAGGTATTCAATAAGATGATGGGAAGCCCATATTGGCAAGCATTCGGCTACCTAGCTGCCGAAATGGAACTTGCCAATCGCTTTGACAATTGA
- a CDS encoding inositol monophosphatase family protein, with translation MNLKNITEEVIKLSIVVGAFIKKEGENFEYAKVEEKGKNDLVSYVDKEAEKLIVTALKEILPEAGFITEENTVEEGDEELKWIIDPLDGTTNFIHGLPCYSTSIALARGEELLIGVVYDIGQGDCYHAYQGGGAFRNHEKIVVSSTHRVADSLIATGFPYYNFEKMDKYISILMHLMQNSHGLRRMGSAAIDLVYTAIGRYEGFFEYNLNSYDVAAGALIVKEAGGKVTNFSGGDDFLFKREIVAACGIHDEFLDVINRHW, from the coding sequence ATGAATTTAAAAAATATCACCGAAGAAGTAATCAAACTGTCCATTGTAGTGGGAGCTTTCATCAAAAAAGAAGGTGAGAATTTCGAGTACGCCAAAGTAGAAGAGAAAGGCAAAAACGATCTGGTCTCCTATGTAGACAAAGAAGCAGAGAAACTGATCGTCACTGCTTTGAAGGAGATTCTACCAGAAGCGGGATTCATTACCGAAGAAAATACAGTCGAAGAAGGAGACGAAGAATTGAAATGGATCATAGACCCGCTCGACGGTACCACCAACTTTATCCATGGTCTGCCCTGTTATTCGACCAGCATTGCTTTGGCAAGAGGCGAAGAGTTGCTGATAGGGGTCGTGTATGACATAGGTCAAGGTGATTGTTATCATGCCTATCAAGGAGGTGGTGCTTTCCGCAACCATGAAAAAATCGTCGTATCTTCTACTCATCGAGTGGCTGACAGCCTCATCGCTACAGGATTTCCTTACTACAATTTTGAGAAGATGGACAAATACATCAGCATCCTGATGCACTTGATGCAAAACTCGCACGGATTGCGCAGGATGGGGAGTGCGGCAATAGACCTAGTATATACAGCCATTGGCAGATACGAAGGTTTCTTTGAGTACAATCTCAATTCTTATGATGTAGCTGCTGGAGCTTTGATCGTAAAAGAAGCAGGAGGCAAAGTGACCAATTTTTCTGGAGGAGATGATTTTCTATTCAAGAGAGAAATAGTAGCTGCATGCGGCATCCATGACGAGTTTTTGGACGTTATTAATAGACATTGGTAA